Proteins encoded by one window of Microplitis mediator isolate UGA2020A chromosome 1, iyMicMedi2.1, whole genome shotgun sequence:
- the LOC130663251 gene encoding uncharacterized protein LOC130663251, which translates to MTILTLRTNDGKIHKLNSDLIRYSATLKNLLKDVNIDEYREGEVISLPYKESSLVDKCINFVKLQAKYLEPANTVYQLTESVNSDESLSQSGDIYYLESSDKIAFKVHKYVIALSNVLKEVVEMMGDATDNLVPVSKVHSQVLRLLVEWAELKHENSSYTRKSTNESSEWEIFFFKNVEINLLFELVNAANYLDIPELLSATTTTVAEYLNQENIQNIRKLFHVEDDIGTNLKEILTDDLQYFDESLIVIVMFSGSQSGDTIYVVQASDGETRNAKKSTLDRWVTIKEMFEVGIDSDPETPVYLPGIASQMLDLILVWDEKHRNLGEELPIRENNGFEYFDLTQTQIEFFQAVEGKGKIWIFELVKAANYLQIPDLFRATCRYLATKIKELRTAVNVQEYFGIQRHEMDPEVRRLSIRTSNKWCENL; encoded by the exons ATGACGATATTAACTTTACGTACCAACGAcggaaaaattcataaattaaattcagatcTTATAAGATACTCAGcaactcttaaaaatttattaaaagacGTCAACATCGATGAGTATAGAGAAGGCGAGGTAATAAGTTTACCTTACAAGGAGTCCTCTCTAGTAGATAAATGCATCAATTTCGTTAAACTTCAAGCTAAATATTTAGAACCTGCAAACACTGTATATCAATTAACTGAATCTGTCAATTCTGATGAGTCTTTATCACAG tcAGGAGATATTTATTACCTAGAATCATCAGATAAAATAGCCTTTAAAGTTCACAAGTACGTTATTGCACTATCAAATGTTTTGAAAGAAGTTGTCGAAATGATGGGCGATGCTACAGATAATTTAGTACCTGTTTCAAAAGTTCATTCACAAGTACTACGTCTACTTGTTGAATGGGCGGAATTGAAGCACGAAAACTCTAGCTATACTAGAAAATCAACCAACGAATCATCCGagtgggaaatttttttttttaaa aacgtagagataaatttattattcgaacTAGTCAATGCAGCAAATTATCTAGATATTCCAGAATTATTGAGCGCAACCACAACTACAGTCgctgaatatttaaatcaagaaaatattcaaaatattcgTAAATTATTTCATGTCGAAGATGATATAGGcacaaatttaaaagaaatattaaCCGACGACTTACAATATTTTGATGAATCAttaatcgtt atagtaatgTTTTCTGGAAGTCAAAGTGGAGATACTATTTACGTGGTCCAAGCATCGGATGGTGAAACACGCAACGCTAAAAAATCGACCCTAGACAGATGGGTTACAATAAAAGAAATGTTTGAAGTAGGAATAGATAGTGATCCAGAGACTCCTGTTTATTTACCAGGCATTGCATCACAAATGCTTGATTTAATACTCGTGTGGGATGAGAAGCACAGAAATTTAGGAGAAGAATTACCAATTCGAGAAAATAATGGATTTGAGTATTTTGATCTTACCCAAACTCAAATTGAATTCTTTCag GCAGTGGAGGGAAAGGGTAAAATATGGATTTTTGAACTAGTCAAAGCCGCAAATTATCTACAAATACCGGATTTATTTCGCGCAACATGCCGCTATTTAgctacaaaaataaaagagcTCAGGACTGCAGTCAATGTTCAAGAATATTTTGGGATTCAAAGACATGAAATGGATCCCGAAGTTCGACGTTTGTCGATAAGAACAAGTAATAAATGGTGTGAAAATCTGTAG
- the LOC130677113 gene encoding dolichol-phosphate mannosyltransferase subunit 3 translates to MTKLMEWVFCLGLFLGPWTAAITGTIKSPWVNEYRQLLLILPIILVIIFGIYALTVVLYRTFTFNNCEEAAKQLQHQIAQAQAELRIKGILPRDPKGSELM, encoded by the exons atgaCCAAATTAATGGAATGGGTATTTTGTCTGGGACTATTTCTGGGTCCATGGACAGCTGCAATAACCGGCACAATAAAATCACCATGGGTTAATGAATACcggcaattattattaatattaccaattattttagttattattttcggAATATATGCTCTTACTGTGGTACTATACCGTACATTTACTTTTAACAATTGCGAGGAAGCCGCTAAACAACTTCAgcat cAAATCGCACAAGCGCAGGCTGAATTAAGAATAAAAGGAATTTTACCACGTGACCCAAAAGGTTCtgaattaatgtaa
- the LOC130677027 gene encoding 2-(3-amino-3-carboxypropyl)histidine synthase subunit 2, with translation MTPPNCLVNNESNSLNLETAKKLEYYYLNNCVEWIKARGLKTVCLQFPDTLLKDSAIIALELEQLLGHKVYILGDTTCGSCCVDEVAADHIKADGIIHFGHACLNPTIKLPIFHVLPKSNIDIDVFIQSFCDYFDCDRNILFFYDVSYAHAIESIWKKLKEKNYNKLKLTLLNCKSNIDFTDKKSDDSDKKKVIIGRELLLNDEKFEDFVGFYLGDNNKTLASFALSIPVQNWYYCTGKIEEESTKMDINEFEVTKNPWLRRRRFLVEKLKDAKVIGIVVATLGIQNYLDVLDMIKGILKRKNIKSYIFSVGKPNPAKLANFAEVDAFVVIACPENEIFDSKDYYKPLCTPFEVELAFNDSREFSTNYCLDFRQLLPGGINYVEFKPTDESDISLITGQLRNYSSESGEQTDTEKMKTLACKNDGTVAIGKAGADFLLNRSWQGLEQKLGETEIKTAEQGRRGLPINYDTEPLINKTSLIL, from the exons atgacaCCTCCTAATTGTTTAGTGAATAATGAAAGTAATAGTTTAAATTTAGAAACCGCTAAAAAATTagagtattattatttaaataattgtgtcGAGTGGATAAAAGCACGTGGATTAAAAAcg gtCTGCTTGCAATTTCCTGATACACTTTTAAAGGACTCAGCGATCATAGCGCTGGAGCTAGAacaattattaggtcacaaaGTATATATTCTAGGTGATACGACATGTGGAAGTTGTTGTGTGGACGAAGTAGCAGCAGATCACATCAAAGCTGATGGAATTATTCATTTCGGACATGCATGTCTCAATCCTACAATTAAGTTACCAATTTTTCATGTCCTGCCGAAGAGTAATATTGATATAGATGTTTTTATTCAATCATTCTGTGATTATTTTGATTgtgatagaaatattttatttttttatgacgtcTCTTACGCACATGCAATTG aatcaatttggaaaaaattaaaagaaaaaaattataataaactaaaattaactttattgaATTGTAAATCAAATATTGACTTTACTGATAAGAAAAGTGATGATagtgataagaaaaaagtaataattggacgggaattattattaaacgacgaaaaatttgaagattttGTGGGATTTTATTTAGGAGATAACAATAAAACATTAGCATCATTTGCGCTTAGTATACCAGTACAAAATTGGTATTACTGTACAGGAAAAATTGAAGAGGAAAGTACTAAAATGGACATTAATGAATTTGAAGTAACGAAAAATCCCTGGTTGAGAAGACGTCGTTTTTTggtggaaaaattaaaagacgCAAAAGTTATTGGTATCGTAGTAGCAACACTAGGAATACAGAATTATTTAGATGTATTAGATATGATTAAGGGTATattaaaacgtaaaaatattaaatcatatatatttagtgtTGGGAAACCAAATCCTGCGAAATTGGCAAATTTTGCGGAg GTTGATGCATTTGTCGTAATAGCATGCCcagaaaatgaaatatttgacTCAAAGGACTATTATAAGCCACTGTGTACTCCATTTGAAGTTGAACTAGCTTTCAATGATTCAAgagaattttctacaaattactGTCTTGATTTCCGGCAATTATTACCCGGTGGAATTAATTACGTCGAATTTAAGCCAACAGATGAATCAGACATATCATTAATTACCGGACAATTGCGTAATTATTCATCGGAAAGTGGGGAGCAGACTGATACAGAGAAAATGAAGACTCTGGCGTGTAAAAATGATGGTACGGTCGCAATCGGTAAAGCTGGCGCCGATTTTCTACTAAATCGTTCTTGGCAAGGACTAGAACAAAAACTAGGAGAAACTGAAATAAAAACAGCGGAACAAGGTCGTCGTGGATTGCCTATTAATTATGATACCGAGCCGTTAATTAATAAgacatcattaattttataa
- the LOC130677017 gene encoding uncharacterized protein LOC130677017: MMISMRNIILSVWFASVSCYEFENLNLSVTDTPITHINVAQLFQLCYANTSNPIAITENLAKTLHKNLADTIKAPVIIINDNFISKDIQLYYPTYPMYILSVTSQMELDALLSKLISSPFWSIQSAFFVIFETVKSCEEDSFQVLGLLWKLELLSCVVVCSTTGTGTSLYTYNPYTKRAPYPWIEIKMNWFDHHRRPVTFYKQSFTNDHNICANLTFDKTTLLDGYPVTMAEMSSENGLSSYLIQTATSLNMTPQMTDFGDDPILLATSIINGKQDISTELYADYVIQFGDVVPVTFEISYVIVTQKRSFQPVSYEIESAFDINGAIGIIIILLLITVLIILHNGYQVRLAILDVLKLMMSMGIDTPLDRLAMKLTFFTAFLFVFIFGPALEGQIFASLARPPSQNVESLKDLYDQKYHVYYIQAIHNSVLGEELWKTEEEMKYLHPRPAPFPLKGCLQLMMRDPEVACIDENESILTWTMKFHFYVSKRFVFKKDFFHHHRLNWALGKRFYQRLLKFQELGLTKLDKFLYARMASNKMKITKRIEKMLDHDIIDTEDLTNLYIFMAFFQLLAVIIFGVEHIFAYYRRRRR, encoded by the exons ATGATGATATCAATGAGGAATATTATTTTGAGTGTATGGTTCGCAAGTGTTTCTTGTTATGAATTcgaaaacttaaatttatcaGTAACAGATACTCCAATCACACACATAAATGtg GCTCAACTTTTTCAACTCTGTTATGCAAATACATCAAATCCAATAGCCATCACTGAAAACTTGGCAAAGACATTGCACAAAAATTTGGCCGATACAATAAAGGCACCTGTCATTATCATCAACGATAACTTCATTTCAAAAGACATTCAATTGTACTATCCAACCTAtccaatgtatattttatcagtGACGAGTCAAATGGAACTGGATGCTCTTTTGAGCAAGCTGATCAGTTCACCCTTTTGGAGTATTCAATCAGCGTTCTTTGTGATCTTCGAAACTGTAAAATCATGTGAAGAGGATTCATTTCAAGTTTTGGGACTACTATGGAAGCTTGAACTATTATCATGTGTCGTGGTGTGCTCCACTACCGGTACTGGAACCAGTCTCTATACTTACAATCCTTACACGAAACGAGCTCCCTATCCTTGGATTGAAATTAAGATGAATTGGTTTGACCACCATCGTCGACCAGTGACCTTCTACAAACAATCTTTCACTAACG ATCATAACATATGTGCGAATCTCACTTTTGATAAAACTACACTTCTTGATGGTTATCCTGTTACAATGGCGGAGATGAGTTCCGAAAATGGATTAAGTTCTTACTTGATTCAAACAGCTACTTCTTTGAACATGACTCCGCAAATGACTGACTTCGGAGATGATCCTATTTTACTCGctacatcaataataaatGGTAAACAAGATATTAGTACAGAATTGTATGCTGATTATGTAATTCAATTTGGAGACGTAGTGCCCGTGACTTTTGAAATATCTTATGTCATAGTAACACAAAAGCGAAGCTTCCAACCAGTATCTTATGAAATTGAAAGTGCGTTCGATATTAATGGGGCTATAgggataataattattcttctTCTTATTACCGTCCTAATTATATTGCACAATGGGTATCAAGTGAGATTGGCTATTCTGGATGTCTTGAAGCTGATGATGAGTATGGGGATAGATACACCTCTTGATCGACTTGCCATGAAACTAACCTTCTTTACTGCTTTTTTGTTCGTTTTTATATTTGGTCCAGCGCTTGAGGGACAAATATTCGCCTCACTTGCTCGTCCGCCATCTCAGAACGTGGAGTCTCTTAAGGACTTGTATGATCAAAAGTACCATGTATATTATATTCAAGCGATCCATAATAGTGTATTAGGAGAGGAATTATGGAAAACTGAAGAGGAAATGAAATATCTACATCCCCGTCCAGCCCCTTTTCCCTTAAAAGGATGTTTGCAACTAATGATGCGGGATCCGGAAGTTGCGTGTATTGATGAAAATGAGTCCATCTTAACTTGGActatgaaatttcatttttacgtGTCCAAAagatttgtatttaaaaaggattttttcCATCATCATCGCTTAAATTGGGCCCTGGGCAAACGATTTTATCAgagattattaaaatttcaagaatTAGGTCTCACGAAACTTGACAAGTTCCTGTACGCACGGATGGCAtcaaacaaaatgaaaattacaaaaagaatagaaaaaatgTTAGATCATGACATAATTGACACTGAAGATTtgacaaatttatatatatttatggcattttttcaacttttggcAGTCATCATATTTGGTGTTGAACATATTTTCGCATATTATCGCCGTCGAAGacgatag